The genomic DNA TAACCGCCGATCGCGCGGCGCCAGTGCGGCGCGAGGGTCATCAGGTAGGCGTCGAGGGCCTCGGCGACGGCGTCGCGCTCGGCCGGCGGCAGCCGGGTGATGAGCGGTGGCTCCTGGACGATCCGACGCTGCCCGTGGTGGCTCGTCGTGAACCGCGGCAGCGCGCGGTCCGACGTCCGCTGCCGGGCCCGGCGCACCGAGCGTTCGATCTCGTCGCGCAGCGACTTCTCCGTCGCGGTCTCGTGCAGGCGCCCGACGTCGAGGCGGTTGTAGCTGCGGGCCAGCAGCGGCATGTCCGCCAGCAGCCGCACCTCGTCGCGGTAGGCCGCGACGCAGGCCAGCACCGCGTCGCGGCACTGGTCCTCCGAGCTCCCGTTCTCCCGGCCCGCGACCCAGATGCTGGCCACGAGCCGGCGCAGGTCCCACTCCCAGGCGCCGGGGTGGGCCTCGTCGAAGTCGTTGAGGTCGATGACCAGCTCGCCCTCGGGCGAGGCGTAGAAGCCGAAGTTGCCGAGGTGCGCGTCGCCGCAGGCCACCGGCATGATCCCGGTCGAGGGCAGCGAGGCCACGTCGGCGGCCATGACCACCGCCGTGCCGCGGAGGAACCCGTACGGCGAGGAGATCATCCGCGCCACCCGCACCCCGACGAGCTCGGCGACCCGGCCGCGGTGCGACTCCTCGATGAGCGAGACCGGGTCGGGCCGGTCCGGGCGGGCGTGCCAGTCGCCGAGGCTACGTCGGGGCACGTCGTGGCGCAGCGCCTTGCCCATCGCGTAGCGCTCGGCGCGCGCGGTCGGGCGCCGGCGCAGCGAGGCGAAGGCCTCGCTGTCCGCCGTGGCGAGGACGGTGTGGCTGTGGGCGGCGCGGCTCTGGTCTGCGCGCCCGGTGTCGACCGACGGTGTCCGTCCGGCTGCTCCCGTCATGACCACGACGCTAGGGGATCCGACGCACCGCGGCCACCGCGTCGGGCGTCCGTGGGCGGGCCGCTTCCCCGAACGCCTCAGCGCCGCTCGAGCTCACGGCCCAGGAAGGCCGCGAGGCGGCGGGCCTGCTCCTCGGCCCCGGCGCGCACCTCCTCGGGGGTGCTCGGTGCGAGGTCCAGCGCCACCTCGACCACGCGTCCGCGGACCTCGCGACGCCACGTCCCGAGGTCGGCCCCACCGGCGACGACGCTGCCGACGAACCGGTCGGCGCCCGGCGGGTGCGGGTGGTCGGGCGGCCGGGGGTGCGCGAGGTCGCGGTAGGACCGCGGCAGCTCGTCGTAGAGCGGCAGCAGCAGCACCGTCGGGACCGCCGCGGAGGTGGCGGCGGGTCCGTCGGGCACGGAGAAGTACGTCTCCCCCGCCACCTCGACCTCGGCCAGCTCGTCACGGACCTCGGCCAGGGCTGCCCGGACCACCGCCAAGGTCAGCGACGACCAGCGGGCCACGTCCCGCACGCTGGCCGGGCCGTGCCCGGCGAAGAAGCGGCGCAGCAGGCGTACGGGGTCCGCGTCGTCGGCCGCGCCGTGGGGCACCCGGTCGTCCATCAGCACGTGGGTTTGCGCGGCGCCGCGGGCGGGACCGCTGACGACCACCTGCTCGAGCTCGGCGTGCATCACCAGGCTGGCCAGGGCGACGCCCGCGCTGGGCAGCCCCGCGTCGGCGAGCACGGCGGCCAGCTCGAGCCGGGTGCGGGGCGTGCCGTCGGCGAGCGCGGCCGCGAGGGCGGCGGCCCCCCGGTCGCGGACGGCCGCGTCGAGACCCTGGGCCCGGTAGATCGAGGCGTTCGCCTGGTGCACGCGAGCGGCCGTGGTGGCGAGCAGCCAGCGCACGTCCTCGGCGGCCACGAGGTGCCAGGTCGGCCGGAGGACGTGCGTGCGGACGACGTCGCCGGCGTCGAGCGGCGCGCGTACCTCGTCCTCGGTCGTGGCGTCGGAGCGCAGCGCGAGCGACCAGCACGCGTGCGCGAGCTCCTGGGACTGCACCGCGAGGAGCAGCCGGACGGCCCCCACGGGCCTCCGGTGGGCCGGCACGCCGAGTCCCTGCGCCAACAGGCGCTGCTCGCGGACCTCGTCGGCACCGGCCATGGGTGCATGGTGCCGCAGGACGGCGCCGCGCGGAACGGTTTTCTGCGGCTCGACGTGCGGGACGGGCGCGGAGAGCGGTTCGGCACGCGACGAACCGCAGGAAACCGTGCGGAGCAGGAGGCTGGACCTGCTTGGCTGGGCGCGTGGAGGACTACGACGCCGTCCTGCTGAGCGGCACGGTCGGGGCGGGCAAGACCACGACCGCGCACGCGCTGTCCGACCTGCTCAGCGCCGAGGACGTGCCGCACGCGGTCGTCGACCTCGACGAGGTCCGGCTGCTGCGCCCGCCCCCGCTCGGTGACCCGTTCCAGCACGAGGTCGAGCTGGCGAACCTCCGTGACCTGGCCCGCAACTACCGGGCGGCCGGAGCGAGCCGCCTCGTCGTCGCCGGGGTGGTCGAGGAGGCGGCGGAGGTCGCCCGCTACCGCGAGGCGCTGGCCGGCGCCCGGTTGCTGCTCGTCCGGCTGGCCGTCGACCTCGACCACGCGGCCGTACGCCTCCGCGCGCGCCACGCCGACGATCCCGGGGCGCTGGCCTGGCACCTCGACCGCGTCGGCGAGCTCACGCAGGTGCTCGACGTCGCGCCCTTCGAGGACGCGCGGATCGACACGACCGGCCGCACCCCCGCAGACGTCGCGGTCGAGGTACGGCGGCTGGCGGGCTGGGCGCCCTAGGCGGGTTCGCCCGGCACGACCCGCGGGTGCAGGTCCTCGGCCGGCGGTGCCCAGGACTCCGGGTCCGCCGCGACCTGGTCGCCCGAGCGGATGTCCTTGACCTCGTCGGCCTCGCCCTCCCCCGCGCCGAACCACACGAAGGGGATCCCGCGCCGGTCGGCGTAGCGGATCTGACGACCGAACTTCGCCGCCTCCGGCGCCACCTCGGTCGGGATCCCCCGGGCACGCAGCCGCGCCGCGACGGCGGTCGCCGCGGGCCGCTGCTCCTCGCTGGTGACCGCGACGACGACGGCCGTCGGTACCGAACGTGTCGCCCGGAGCACGCCGCGCCCGAGCAGCGGCACGAGCAGCCGGGTCACGCCGATCGAGAGCCCGACACCGGGGTAGGTCGTCTTCCCGTCGCTGGCGAGGGAGTCGTAGCGCCCGCCGGAGGAGATCGAGCCCATGCCCTCGTGCCCGACGAGCTCGGTCTCGTAGACCGTGCCGGTGTAGTAGTCGAGCCCGCGGGCGATCTTGAGGTCGGCCACGAGGCGCCCGGGCACGTACGCCGAGGCCGTCGTGACCACGTCGGCCAGCAGCTCCAGGCCCTCGTCGAGCATCGGGTCGGACACGCCGAGCGCGCGGACCCGATCCACGAAGGACGCGTCGGCGCTGGAGATGCCGGCCAGCCGTACGCACGCCTGCGCCTGGGCCGGCGTCACGCCGACCTCGTCGACGAGCAGCGTGGTCACGCGGTCGGGCCCGATCTTGTCGAGCTTGTCGACCTGGCGCAGCACGGCGACGGTGTCCTCGATGCCGAGCCCGGCGTAGAAGCCCTGGGCCAGGCGCCGGTTGTTGACCCGCATCAGCACCGGCGGCAGGCCGAGGTCGACGTGCAGCCGCTCGAGCGCGGCGAGAGTGACCAGCGGCAGCTCGACGTCGAAGTGCGGCGCGAGGGTGCCCGGGTTGACGATGTCGACGTCGGCCTGGGTGAACTCGCGGTAGCGGCCCTCCTGCGGCCGCTCGCCGCGCCACACCTTCTGGACCTGGTAGCGCCGGAAGGGGAAGGCGAGCTGGTGGGCGTGCTCGAGGACGTAGCGCGCGAAGGGCACCGTCAGGTCGAAGTGCAGGCCCAGGTCGGCCCGGCTGCCCGGCTCGGCGGCGACGCGCTGGACCGCGTACACCTCCTTGTCGATCTCGCCCTGCTTGGCCAGGGTGTCGAGCGGCTCGACGGCGCGGGTCTCGACGGAGGCGAAGCCGTACAGCTCGAAGACGTCGCGCAGGCGGTCGAGGACCTGCTGCTCGACGATCCGCTGCTCAGGGGTCAGCTCCGGGAAGCCCGACAGGGCACGGGGGCGGCTCACGCGAGGACTTCCTCAAGGTAGGACGGCTGGAGGTAGGGGTTGCGGGCACGCTCGGCGGCCATCGTCGTCTGCGGGCCGTGGCCGGGCAGGACGACGACGCCGTCGGGCAGGGGCAGGACCTTGTCGCGCAGGCTGCGCGCCATGGCCGTCGGGTCACCGCCGGGCAGATCGGTGCGCCCGACCGAGCCGGCGAAGAGCACGTCGCCGGCGAAGAGCAGCGAGTCGACGTCGGGCTCGGGCGGGTAGTCGCAGCGGAACATCGTCGAGCCGGCGGTGTGACCGGGGGCGTGCAGAGCGTCGAGCGCGAGGCCCGCCACCTCGACGGTCGCCCCGTCGACGAGCAGGCGGACGTCGTCGGGCTCGGTGAACGCCGTGCCCGCGCCGCCGAGCCGGGCCAGCAGCGCCTCGGTGTCCTCGCTCATCCCGGCCAGCGGGTCGGCGAGCAGGTGCCGGTCGTCGGGGTGGACCCAGCAGGTCGCGTCGTAGCCCGCGCACAGCGGCGCCACGGAGAACATGTGGTCGAGGTGGCCGTGGGTCAGCACGGCCGCGACCGGTTTGAGGTGGTGCTCGGCCACCACATCGCGGACACCGTCGAGGGCTCCCATCCCGGGGTCGACGACCACGCACTCCGCCCGGGAGGAGGTGGCGAGGACGTAGCAGCTGGTCTGCCACGGCCCGGCCGGGAACGACGCGATGAACACTCGGCGCAGGATATCGGGAGAGCATCGGGCAGGATGGGTCGCATGAGTGAGGGCGACGCTCCGACCACCTGGGGACGGGTGGAAGCGGACGGCACCGTGTACGTACGGACCGCTGACGGCGAGCGCGCCGTGGGGCAGGTGCCCGACGTGCCCGAGTCCGAGGCCCTGGCCTTCTTCACCCGGCGCTACGACGCCCTCGAGCTCGAGGTCTCCCTGCTCGAGCGGCGCGTCCGCTCCGGGGCGCTGTCCCCCGACGACGCGGCGGGCTCCATCAAGACCGTGCGCAAGGCGGTCACCGACGCGAACGCGGTCGGCGACCTCGACTCTCTGCTGACCCGGCTCCAGGGCTTGCAGCCGGTCGTCGACGAGGCGCGCGCCGCGGCCCGCGCCGAGAAGACCAAGCAGCTGGAGGAGGTCCGCGCGGCCAAGGATAAGGCCGTCGTCGAGGCCGAGGCCCTGGCCACCGGCAACGACTGGCGCGGCGGGGTCAACCGCTTCCGCTCGCTGCTCGACGACTGGAAGGCGCTGCCCCGCCTCGACCGGGCCACCGACGACGCCCTGTGGCACCGCTTCTCCACCGCCCGGACGACCTACACCCGCCGGCGCAAGCAGCAGTTCGCGCAGCAGAACGAGCAGCGCGACGGCGCCCGCGTGGCCAAGGAGCAGCTCGTCGAGGAGGCCGAGGCGCTCGCCACCTCGACCGAGTGGGGACCCACGACGGGGGCGTACCGCGACCTGATGACCCGCTGGAAGGCGGCCGGTTCGGCGCCGCGCGGCGTCGACGAGGCGCTGTGGCGACGGTTCCGGGCGGCGCAGGACACCTTCTTCTCGGCCAAGCAGACGGCGAACGCCGCGATGGACGCGGAGTTCCAGGTCAACGCCGACGCCAAGACCGCCCTGCTCGACGAGGCCGAGGCGCAGATCCTCCCGGTCACCGACCTGGGCAAGGCCCGCGTCGCGTACCGCGAGCTGCTCGAGCGTTGGTCGGCGCTGGGCAAGGTGCCGAGGGACGCGATCCGCCCGCTCGACGCCCGGCTGCGCGCCATCGAGACCGCGGTCACCGAGGCCGAGGAGCACCGCTGGCGCCGGACCAACCCCGAGGCGCGCGCCCGGGCCGAGGACACCGCGTCCAAGCTCGAGGCCCAGATCGCCAACCTCGAGGAGCAGGCGGCCAAGGCCGACGCCCGCGGCGACGAGAAGAAGGCCCAGCAGGCCCGCGACTCCGCCGCGACGTACCGCGAGTGGCTCGCGCAGGCGCAGCAGGCGGCGAGCGACTTCAGCGGCTGAGCTCGCGGCGCTCGGGTCTCCCGTCTTGGGGTCCGCCGGGGTGCGGGGCCCACCACCCGGCTTTGCGTGCGTTCCGCGCGCCCTCCCACCGAGCGCGAGACGCTCCCCGAGCTGGTTGAGAACCCGGGCGGACCACGCTCCCTCCGCCTGCCGGAGCATGAGCTGCAAGCGCGAGCCGATCAACGCTCCCTGAGCTTGTCGAAGGGCCCGGTGGGTTCTCGTGATCGTCGCAACGCTCTTCGAGGTGGAGGTCGTTGATGGTGTTTGCGGTGGGGGTTCGTCAGCAGGTCTTCGCGTTGCTGGGTGCGGGGTGGTCGCAGAAGCAGACCGCGTTGGTGACGGGTGTGTCGGCGCGGGCGATCGGTCGATGGCGGGCCGAGGTTGGCGGGGTGCAGTTCGAACCGTGCCAGGTCCAGCGCTACCTCAGCCGTGACGAGCGCTACGAGATCGCCCGGCTGCACGACAGCGGGCTCGGGGTGCGCGAGATCGGGCGCCGGCTGGGCCGCTCGGGTTCGACGATCAGCCGCGAGCTACGCCGTCCCGAGCGTGATGCGGGGGTGCCGGGGCGTCCGAGCGGGCGCACGCCGGGCTACCAGCCCGAGGCCTGCCACCAGGCCGCGGTCCGGGCCCGGAACCGGCCACGGGCCTCGAGGTTGGCCAGCGACGCGCGGCTGCGGGTGTGGGTCCAGGCCAGGCTGGACCTCGGCTTGTCTCCCGAGCAGATCAGCGGACGGCTGCGCGTGGAGTTCGAGGATGATGAGCAGATGCGGATCAGCCACGAGGCGATCTACCGCGCGATCTACGTCCTGCCTCGAGGTGAGCTGCGTCGCGAGCTCCGCGCCCACCTGCGCACCGGCCGGTCTCAACGCAAGACCCGTCAGAGCCGGACCCCGCGCAACCGGCCGGGCCAGATCGTGGGCGCGGTCTCGATCCACGAGCGGCCCGAGGAGGTCGAGGGCCGCCTCGTGCCCGGTCACCACGAGGGCGACCTGGTCTGCGGCCCGGCCGGGACGACGGCGGCGATCGGCACGCTGGTCGAGCGGACCAGCGGGTTCTTGACCGCGTTCTTGCTGCCCGAACGTCACACCGCCGAGGCGACCCTGGCCGGGCTCAGCGAGGCTGTGAACCGGACCGGGTGGCCGATGGCCTCGCTGACCTGGGACCGCGGCTCGGAGATGGCCCGCCACGCCGAGTTCAGCACAGCGACCGGGATCCAGGTCTACTTCGCCGACCCGCACGCCCCCTTGGCAGCGCGGCTCGAACGAGAGCACGAACGGCTTGCTGCGCGAGTACGTCCCCAAAGGACGCGACATCGCCACCGTCACCGACAACGAACTCCAACACGCCGTCGAGCTGCTCAACAACCGGCCCCGCAAACGCCACAGCTTCCTCACACCCACCGAAGTCCTCGCCGCCATACTCAAAGACCAAACCGGTGTTGCGACCACCCCATAAATCTGGGCCCGGAACGGGTTGGCGTTCTCGCCAGACCGCACTGAGAGCGGACGCCAACCTCTTCGAGGCCCTTCGACAGGCTCAAGGAGCGTTGTCCTCGGTACCTACCTCAGCGTCGGATCCGCGATCGAGGTAGACCCACCAGATGTTCGCTGGGCCAGAGATGTCACGCTCGGTCTGGACCTCCACGACTCGATCGATCTCGAGGAGGAAGCCCGTCAGCTCGTCGAGATCCTGCTGGATCTCCTCGATGTCCTCGAGGTCTGTGTCCGCGAGCTCGCTCAGCTGGAAGCGAAGGACGACCTCGAGCCGGTCGATCTCCACGCCGAGGGCCAAGAGGTGCACAGGCAGTCGAGCCAGGCTCGCCTGCACGAGCTGGACGTTGACGTACAGCTCCCAGAGCGGAGCTCGGGCCAAGTCGTCCGGGCGGGGCATCCCGTCCGTTGACGGCATCGGCTACTGCGAGACGCGGTAGACGTCGAAGACCGAGGGGACCTGGCGTACGGCGCCGAGGACGTGGTCGAGGTGGGTTGGGTCGCCGGTCTGGAAGGTGAACTTCGCCTTGCAGATCCGATCCTTCGTCGTGGCCAGGGCCGCCGACAGGATGTTGACGTGCTGGTCGGACAGGCACCGGGTGATGTCGGAGAGGAGCCGGTTGCGGTCGAGCGCCTCGACCTGGATGGCCACGAGGAAGGAGCTGAGCGTCGTCGGGGCCCAGGCGACCTCGACGATCCGCTCCGGCGCTTTGAGCAGCTCGGCGGCGTTCGAGCAGTCGGTGCGGTGCACCGACACCCCGGAACCACGGGTGACGAAGCCCAGGATCGGGTCGCCGGGGACCGGGGTGCAGCACTTTGCGAGCTTGACCAGCAGGTCGTCGGCGCCCTTGACCACGACCCCGGTCGAGGTGCCGCTGCCCGCGCGCCGGCTGCGGCGCCCGGTGATCAGGCGGTCCTCGCCGACCTCGTCGGCGACGGCCTCCTCGCCGCCCTCGACCACGGTCAGGTGGTTGAGCACGGCCTGGGCCCCGACGGTGCCCTCGCCGATCGCGGCGTACAGGGCGCTGACGTCGGCCAGCTTGAAGTGCGTCGCGACTGCGGTCAGGTGCTCGAGGG from Microlunatus sagamiharensis includes the following:
- a CDS encoding winged helix DNA-binding domain-containing protein, yielding MAGADEVREQRLLAQGLGVPAHRRPVGAVRLLLAVQSQELAHACWSLALRSDATTEDEVRAPLDAGDVVRTHVLRPTWHLVAAEDVRWLLATTAARVHQANASIYRAQGLDAAVRDRGAAALAAALADGTPRTRLELAAVLADAGLPSAGVALASLVMHAELEQVVVSGPARGAAQTHVLMDDRVPHGAADDADPVRLLRRFFAGHGPASVRDVARWSSLTLAVVRAALAEVRDELAEVEVAGETYFSVPDGPAATSAAVPTVLLLPLYDELPRSYRDLAHPRPPDHPHPPGADRFVGSVVAGGADLGTWRREVRGRVVEVALDLAPSTPEEVRAGAEEQARRLAAFLGRELERR
- the hisS gene encoding histidine--tRNA ligase, with protein sequence MSRPRALSGFPELTPEQRIVEQQVLDRLRDVFELYGFASVETRAVEPLDTLAKQGEIDKEVYAVQRVAAEPGSRADLGLHFDLTVPFARYVLEHAHQLAFPFRRYQVQKVWRGERPQEGRYREFTQADVDIVNPGTLAPHFDVELPLVTLAALERLHVDLGLPPVLMRVNNRRLAQGFYAGLGIEDTVAVLRQVDKLDKIGPDRVTTLLVDEVGVTPAQAQACVRLAGISSADASFVDRVRALGVSDPMLDEGLELLADVVTTASAYVPGRLVADLKIARGLDYYTGTVYETELVGHEGMGSISSGGRYDSLASDGKTTYPGVGLSIGVTRLLVPLLGRGVLRATRSVPTAVVVAVTSEEQRPAATAVAARLRARGIPTEVAPEAAKFGRQIRYADRRGIPFVWFGAGEGEADEVKDIRSGDQVAADPESWAPPAEDLHPRVVPGEPA
- a CDS encoding AAA family ATPase; the encoded protein is MAGRVEDYDAVLLSGTVGAGKTTTAHALSDLLSAEDVPHAVVDLDEVRLLRPPPLGDPFQHEVELANLRDLARNYRAAGASRLVVAGVVEEAAEVARYREALAGARLLLVRLAVDLDHAAVRLRARHADDPGALAWHLDRVGELTQVLDVAPFEDARIDTTGRTPADVAVEVRRLAGWAP
- a CDS encoding DUF349 domain-containing protein; translation: MSEGDAPTTWGRVEADGTVYVRTADGERAVGQVPDVPESEALAFFTRRYDALELEVSLLERRVRSGALSPDDAAGSIKTVRKAVTDANAVGDLDSLLTRLQGLQPVVDEARAAARAEKTKQLEEVRAAKDKAVVEAEALATGNDWRGGVNRFRSLLDDWKALPRLDRATDDALWHRFSTARTTYTRRRKQQFAQQNEQRDGARVAKEQLVEEAEALATSTEWGPTTGAYRDLMTRWKAAGSAPRGVDEALWRRFRAAQDTFFSAKQTANAAMDAEFQVNADAKTALLDEAEAQILPVTDLGKARVAYRELLERWSALGKVPRDAIRPLDARLRAIETAVTEAEEHRWRRTNPEARARAEDTASKLEAQIANLEEQAAKADARGDEKKAQQARDSAATYREWLAQAQQAASDFSG
- a CDS encoding IS30 family transposase; translated protein: MQFEPCQVQRYLSRDERYEIARLHDSGLGVREIGRRLGRSGSTISRELRRPERDAGVPGRPSGRTPGYQPEACHQAAVRARNRPRASRLASDARLRVWVQARLDLGLSPEQISGRLRVEFEDDEQMRISHEAIYRAIYVLPRGELRRELRAHLRTGRSQRKTRQSRTPRNRPGQIVGAVSIHERPEEVEGRLVPGHHEGDLVCGPAGTTAAIGTLVERTSGFLTAFLLPERHTAEATLAGLSEAVNRTGWPMASLTWDRGSEMARHAEFSTATGIQVYFADPHAPLAARLEREHERLAARVRPQRTRHRHRHRQRTPTRRRAAQQPAPQTPQLPHTHRSPRRHTQRPNRCCDHPINLGPERVGVLARPH
- a CDS encoding MBL fold metallo-hydrolase, with translation MFIASFPAGPWQTSCYVLATSSRAECVVVDPGMGALDGVRDVVAEHHLKPVAAVLTHGHLDHMFSVAPLCAGYDATCWVHPDDRHLLADPLAGMSEDTEALLARLGGAGTAFTEPDDVRLLVDGATVEVAGLALDALHAPGHTAGSTMFRCDYPPEPDVDSLLFAGDVLFAGSVGRTDLPGGDPTAMARSLRDKVLPLPDGVVVLPGHGPQTTMAAERARNPYLQPSYLEEVLA
- a CDS encoding DUF2252 domain-containing protein, with protein sequence MTGAAGRTPSVDTGRADQSRAAHSHTVLATADSEAFASLRRRPTARAERYAMGKALRHDVPRRSLGDWHARPDRPDPVSLIEESHRGRVAELVGVRVARMISSPYGFLRGTAVVMAADVASLPSTGIMPVACGDAHLGNFGFYASPEGELVIDLNDFDEAHPGAWEWDLRRLVASIWVAGRENGSSEDQCRDAVLACVAAYRDEVRLLADMPLLARSYNRLDVGRLHETATEKSLRDEIERSVRRARQRTSDRALPRFTTSHHGQRRIVQEPPLITRLPPAERDAVAEALDAYLMTLAPHWRRAIGGYTLVDVAHKVVGVGSVGLRAYVALLEGSAPDDVVFLQLKQARRSVLAPYVHGGSAWHDHQGQRVVEYQQALQTVSDPLLGWTTVDLPGESRLDFYVRQFRNSKGTIPLDAIDPAALTDYAGIVGHLLAKGHARTSGASMIAGYAGKGDKLGESFARFARAYADQTEADHALLVAAVRSGRVPAPEGSLERVGSAFRPS